In Kitasatospora viridis, a single window of DNA contains:
- a CDS encoding type I polyketide synthase, protein MSTTTEEKLRDYLKRVTTELRQSHRRLGELEARESEPIAIVSMAGRFPGGVNSPEELWELVREGRDAIGAFPADRGWPQELYHPDPEKSGHSYTREGGFLYEAGQFDAEFFGVSPREAAAMDPQQRLLLEVAWESLERAGIRPADLRGTRTGVFAGVMYHDYGSRFRRAPEELEGYLVVGSAGSVVSGRIAYTLGLEGPAVTVDTACSSSLVAIHLAAQALRSGEATLALAGGVTVMSTPATFVDFSRQGANSPDGRCRSFAAGADGTGWAEGVGVLVLERLSDAERNGHQVLAVIRGSAVNQDGRSSQLTAPNGRAQQRVIAEALRRSGLTAGEVDVVEAHGTGTTLGDPIEAAALVEAYGRDRTGEPLWVGSLKSNVGHMQAAAGVGAIIKTVAALRHGILPKSLHSDEPSTLVDWNAGISLLTTERAWPDLDRPRRAGVSSFGISGTNAHLILEQAPAAAAVDQPALDLPVVPWVLSGRTPAALRAQAARLLEASTTDHVSTARALAATRTHFEHRAVVTGTDHEALLTALTALATGETATTGEALSNARTAFLFTGQGSQRPGAGHELYQTIPAFAAALDDVTKAFEPHLEHPLHDILFAAPDTPQSALLNRTAYTQPALFALETALYRLLESWGVVPDRLAGHSIGEITAAHVAGVLTLDDAVTLVAARARLMDALPEGGAMLAVEADEEQVLAELAELDGVVAVAAVNAPGSTVVSGAEAEVLVLADRFRALGLRVSRLRTSHAFHSPLMEPIAAEFARIAAALPHHPPRIPIRSALDGELFDATRPLTSEYWTAHARQAVRFLDAARGLAADGVTGYLELGPDGVLTALTRAALDGDPDDSRPEPAVAALLRRDRPELETLLAALGTVHARGTAVDWTAVLGGVPGTADGLPTYAFQHERYWSEAPEDEAGAASAPGEEGFWSAIARQDVAALAELLRVEGEAERSALGAVLPSLAGWRAARERDGELDGWRHQVAWRPVVEGEPAGSAGRWLLALPGAGGLGPAEAERVAIWRELLAGALARAGAAVDPIEVAPDADRAELAEVLARTARAGDAPVAGVLSLLPLASAPVADRPAVPGGLAGTLTLLQALETAGIEAPLWSVTTGAVATGPGDPLAEPTGALVWGLGVVAAAETPLWGGLLDLPAEPGGRAAARAVQALLANGAEAELAVRAEGLFARRVVQASNTELTDPQKLPAPRGTVLITGGSGALAGHTARWLARRGAEHLLLVSRRGAAAPGAAELATELTGLGAGAVSFAAADVADREAVARLLAELPPDLPLTAVVHTAAVLDDATLGELTVAQLDRVLRVKALGARHLDELTRGLDLEAFVLFSSAASLTGLPGQGNYAPGNAYLDALALHRRAAGLPATSISWGLWAGEGIAAPQAARQSRRSGYLPMDPDTALAALDRALAEETPHLLVAAADWPALAAVRPHPLLAELLPGAGAPGGAAEPAGGADPGAGLRAELAPLAAADRARQLLLRVRAEAAAVLGRRDGDTVAPQRGLRDQGFDSIATVELRNRLGRLTGLRLPATLVFDHPTPQALAEQLLDRLGLPGPAGAGAGGALLAELDRLEPLLAALEPDDPSRDEVLDRLGALAGVRRGSALSEGLAAASDDELVDFIGRELGIS, encoded by the coding sequence ATGAGCACCACGACGGAGGAGAAGCTGCGCGACTACCTCAAGCGCGTCACCACCGAGCTGCGGCAGAGCCACCGCCGGTTGGGCGAGCTTGAGGCCCGGGAGTCCGAGCCGATCGCGATCGTGTCGATGGCGGGCCGGTTCCCCGGCGGGGTGAACTCCCCTGAGGAGCTTTGGGAGTTGGTGCGGGAGGGCCGGGATGCGATCGGCGCCTTCCCGGCGGACCGCGGCTGGCCGCAGGAGCTCTACCACCCGGACCCGGAGAAGTCCGGCCACAGTTACACCCGCGAGGGCGGGTTCCTGTACGAGGCCGGGCAGTTCGACGCCGAGTTCTTCGGCGTCTCGCCGCGCGAGGCCGCCGCGATGGACCCGCAGCAGCGGCTGCTGCTCGAAGTCGCCTGGGAGTCCCTGGAGCGGGCCGGCATCCGCCCCGCCGACCTGCGCGGCACCCGCACCGGCGTGTTCGCCGGGGTGATGTACCACGACTACGGTTCCCGGTTCCGGCGCGCGCCGGAGGAGTTGGAGGGGTACCTGGTCGTCGGCAGCGCGGGCAGCGTGGTCTCGGGGCGGATCGCCTACACGCTCGGCCTGGAGGGCCCGGCCGTCACCGTCGACACCGCCTGCTCCTCCTCGCTGGTGGCCATCCACCTGGCCGCTCAGGCGCTGCGCAGCGGCGAGGCCACGCTGGCGCTGGCCGGCGGCGTCACCGTGATGTCCACCCCGGCGACCTTCGTGGACTTCAGCCGGCAGGGCGCCAACTCCCCCGACGGCCGGTGCCGTTCGTTCGCGGCCGGGGCCGACGGGACGGGCTGGGCCGAGGGCGTCGGCGTGCTGGTGCTGGAGCGGCTCTCGGACGCCGAGCGCAACGGCCACCAGGTGCTCGCCGTGATCCGTGGCAGCGCGGTGAACCAGGACGGCCGCAGCAGCCAGCTGACGGCGCCCAACGGCCGGGCGCAGCAGCGGGTGATCGCCGAGGCGCTCCGCCGCTCCGGCCTGACGGCCGGTGAGGTCGACGTCGTCGAGGCGCACGGCACCGGGACCACGCTGGGCGACCCGATCGAGGCCGCCGCCCTGGTCGAGGCCTACGGACGCGACCGCACCGGCGAACCCCTGTGGGTCGGCTCGCTCAAGTCCAACGTCGGCCACATGCAGGCCGCCGCCGGCGTCGGCGCCATCATCAAGACCGTCGCCGCCCTACGCCACGGCATCCTCCCCAAGTCGCTCCATTCCGACGAACCGTCAACCCTCGTCGACTGGAACGCCGGAATCTCCCTCCTCACCACCGAGCGCGCCTGGCCCGACCTCGACCGACCCCGCCGAGCCGGCGTCTCCTCCTTCGGCATCAGCGGCACCAACGCCCACCTCATCCTCGAACAAGCACCCGCGGCGGCAGCCGTCGACCAGCCGGCCCTGGACCTGCCCGTGGTGCCCTGGGTGCTGTCCGGCCGCACTCCGGCAGCCCTGCGCGCCCAGGCGGCCCGCCTGCTCGAAGCGAGCACCACCGACCACGTCAGCACGGCCCGCGCACTGGCCGCCACCCGCACCCACTTCGAGCACCGCGCCGTCGTCACCGGCACCGACCACGAGGCCCTACTCACCGCCCTCACCGCCCTCGCCACCGGCGAGACCGCCACGACAGGCGAGGCGCTCAGCAACGCCCGCACCGCCTTCCTCTTCACCGGCCAGGGCAGCCAACGCCCCGGCGCCGGCCACGAGCTCTACCAGACCATCCCCGCCTTCGCCGCCGCCCTCGACGACGTCACCAAAGCCTTCGAACCCCACCTCGAACACCCCCTGCACGACATCCTGTTCGCCGCCCCCGACACCCCCCAATCAGCCCTGCTCAACCGCACCGCCTACACCCAACCCGCCCTCTTCGCCCTGGAAACCGCCCTCTACCGCCTGCTGGAGTCCTGGGGCGTGGTGCCCGACCGGCTCGCCGGGCACTCGATCGGCGAGATCACGGCCGCGCACGTGGCCGGCGTGCTGACCCTCGACGACGCCGTCACCCTGGTCGCCGCCCGCGCCCGGCTGATGGACGCCCTGCCCGAGGGCGGCGCGATGCTGGCGGTGGAGGCCGACGAGGAGCAGGTGCTGGCCGAACTGGCGGAGCTGGACGGCGTGGTGGCCGTCGCCGCGGTCAACGCGCCCGGTTCGACGGTGGTTTCCGGCGCGGAGGCTGAGGTGCTGGTGCTGGCGGACCGGTTCCGCGCACTCGGCCTGCGGGTCAGCCGGCTGCGGACCAGCCACGCCTTCCACTCCCCGCTGATGGAGCCGATCGCCGCCGAGTTCGCCCGGATCGCCGCCGCCCTGCCGCACCACCCGCCGCGGATCCCGATCCGCTCCGCCCTCGACGGCGAACTGTTCGACGCGACCCGCCCGTTGACGTCGGAGTACTGGACGGCGCACGCCCGGCAGGCGGTCCGCTTCCTGGACGCGGCGCGCGGGCTGGCGGCCGACGGCGTGACCGGCTACCTGGAACTCGGCCCGGACGGCGTTCTCACCGCCCTCACCAGGGCGGCCCTGGACGGTGACCCGGACGACTCCCGGCCCGAGCCTGCGGTGGCCGCGCTGCTGCGCCGCGACCGTCCCGAGCTGGAGACGCTGCTCGCCGCCCTCGGCACGGTCCACGCCCGGGGCACGGCGGTGGACTGGACGGCCGTGCTCGGCGGCGTCCCCGGCACGGCGGACGGACTGCCGACCTACGCCTTCCAGCACGAGCGGTACTGGTCCGAGGCGCCCGAGGACGAGGCCGGTGCGGCGTCCGCGCCCGGCGAGGAGGGCTTCTGGTCGGCGATCGCCCGGCAGGACGTCGCCGCCCTGGCCGAGCTGCTGCGGGTCGAGGGCGAGGCCGAGCGGTCGGCGCTGGGCGCGGTGCTGCCCTCGCTGGCCGGATGGCGCGCGGCGCGCGAGCGGGACGGCGAACTCGACGGCTGGCGCCACCAGGTGGCGTGGCGTCCGGTGGTGGAGGGCGAGCCGGCGGGCTCGGCCGGCCGCTGGCTGCTCGCCCTGCCCGGGGCGGGCGGGCTCGGCCCGGCGGAGGCCGAGCGGGTGGCGATCTGGCGGGAGCTGCTGGCGGGCGCGCTGGCGCGGGCCGGTGCGGCGGTCGACCCGATCGAGGTGGCGCCGGATGCCGACCGCGCGGAGCTGGCCGAGGTCCTGGCCCGCACCGCGCGGGCCGGGGACGCACCGGTGGCGGGCGTGCTCTCGCTGCTGCCGCTGGCGTCCGCGCCGGTCGCGGACCGTCCGGCGGTGCCGGGCGGCCTGGCGGGCACGCTGACGCTGCTCCAGGCGCTGGAGACGGCCGGGATCGAGGCGCCGCTCTGGTCGGTGACCACAGGCGCGGTCGCCACCGGGCCCGGCGATCCGCTGGCCGAGCCGACGGGTGCGCTGGTCTGGGGCCTCGGGGTGGTCGCCGCCGCCGAGACCCCGCTGTGGGGCGGCCTGCTCGACCTGCCCGCCGAGCCCGGCGGGCGCGCCGCCGCCCGCGCGGTGCAGGCGCTGCTCGCGAATGGCGCGGAGGCCGAACTCGCGGTGCGGGCCGAGGGCCTGTTTGCCCGTCGGGTGGTCCAAGCGTCTAACACTGAACTGACTGACCCCCAGAAGCTCCCCGCACCGCGTGGCACGGTGCTGATCACCGGCGGCTCCGGCGCCCTGGCCGGGCACACCGCCCGCTGGCTGGCCCGGCGCGGCGCCGAGCACCTGCTGCTGGTCAGCCGGCGCGGCGCGGCGGCCCCCGGGGCCGCCGAGCTGGCGACGGAGCTGACCGGGCTCGGTGCGGGCGCGGTGAGCTTCGCGGCGGCCGACGTGGCCGACCGCGAGGCGGTGGCCCGCCTGCTCGCCGAGCTGCCGCCGGACCTGCCGCTGACCGCCGTGGTGCACACGGCGGCGGTGCTGGACGACGCCACGCTGGGCGAGCTGACGGTGGCCCAGCTGGACCGGGTGCTGCGGGTGAAGGCGCTCGGCGCCCGCCACCTGGACGAGCTGACCCGGGGGCTGGACCTGGAGGCGTTCGTGCTGTTCTCCTCGGCCGCCTCGCTGACCGGACTGCCCGGGCAGGGCAACTACGCGCCCGGCAACGCCTACCTGGACGCGCTGGCGCTGCACCGCCGGGCCGCCGGCCTGCCCGCCACCTCGATCTCCTGGGGGCTGTGGGCGGGCGAGGGCATCGCCGCCCCGCAGGCCGCCCGGCAGAGCCGGCGCAGCGGCTACCTGCCGATGGATCCGGACACCGCCCTGGCCGCGCTGGACCGGGCGCTGGCCGAGGAGACCCCGCACCTGCTGGTCGCGGCGGCCGACTGGCCGGCCCTCGCGGCCGTGCGCCCCCACCCGCTGCTCGCCGAGCTGCTGCCCGGCGCGGGCGCGCCTGGCGGCGCCGCCGAGCCCGCGGGCGGCGCGGACCCGGGCGCCGGGCTGCGGGCGGAGCTGGCGCCGCTGGCAGCGGCGGACCGCGCCCGGCAGCTGCTGCTCCGGGTGCGCGCCGAGGCCGCCGCGGTGCTCGGCCGGCGGGACGGCGACACCGTCGCCCCGCAGCGCGGCCTGCGCGACCAGGGGTTCGACTCGATCGCCACGGTGGAGCTGCGCAACCGCCTGGGCCGGCTGACCGGCCTGCGGCTGCCCGCCACCCTGGTCTTCGACCACCCGACCCCGCAGGCCCTGGCCGAGCAGCTGCTGGACCGCCTGGGCCTGCCCGGCCCGGCCGGCGCCGGGGCGGGCGGCGCACTGCTCGCCGAACTCGACCGGCTGGAACCGCTGCTGGCCGCGCTGGAGCCCGACGACCCGTCACGTGACGAGGTGTTGGACCGGCTCGGCGCCCTGGCCGGCGTCCGGCGCGGCTCCGCGCTGAGCGAGGGCCTGGCCGCGGCGAGCGACGACGAGCTGGTCGACTTCATCGGCCGGGAACTCGGCATCTCCTGA